In Priestia megaterium NBRC 15308 = ATCC 14581, the following proteins share a genomic window:
- a CDS encoding TolB family protein produces MKRYRLMICIASTFLILTSCGQKESHRETVEKPDKKITILDQVDKDGKIEVKDVQDINGVRAFQFLNENTMIVSKENKQFRSHDFGPKEVYAQNLATYNLKNKSTFVLHPSNEIQHAAKLSPNGDYLFYKVAKGEDTFGYIMNLQTKKTVKIKNVLLYPSSGEWLNNSEVMFITMEGKLSKANVKGEAEPLLHRDDRILDAVKGIGGIYYIGVNNQLFFLHNEQTNPEKIRDNVSSIIPSPNGKQLALVQQKDAQTRTLSITDLKGSEAFQLALSTQIFGVSWSPDGSKLAYNFISEKEGDKGIFIADGLTGDVTHLNVNLDYAADQLAWSQSGNKLVASSFTQNQVHTYIIFLK; encoded by the coding sequence TTGAAACGGTATAGATTAATGATATGTATAGCAAGCACTTTTCTTATTTTAACATCATGCGGACAAAAAGAAAGCCATAGAGAAACCGTTGAAAAACCCGACAAGAAAATTACTATATTGGACCAAGTAGATAAAGATGGAAAAATAGAAGTGAAAGATGTTCAGGATATTAACGGCGTAAGGGCGTTTCAATTTTTAAATGAAAACACAATGATTGTTAGTAAAGAAAATAAACAATTTCGTTCGCACGATTTCGGTCCCAAAGAGGTATATGCACAGAATCTAGCTACTTATAATCTAAAAAACAAGTCTACTTTTGTGTTGCATCCAAGCAATGAAATTCAACATGCGGCGAAGCTTTCTCCGAATGGTGATTATCTTTTTTATAAAGTAGCAAAAGGCGAAGATACATTTGGTTATATAATGAACCTTCAAACAAAAAAAACGGTTAAAATAAAGAATGTTCTTCTCTATCCATCAAGCGGAGAGTGGCTTAATAATTCAGAAGTAATGTTTATTACAATGGAAGGAAAGCTTTCTAAAGCAAATGTAAAAGGAGAAGCAGAACCTCTGTTGCACAGAGACGATCGAATCTTAGATGCAGTTAAAGGAATAGGTGGCATTTATTATATTGGTGTAAACAACCAGCTTTTTTTTCTTCATAACGAACAGACGAACCCTGAAAAAATCCGAGATAATGTGAGTTCTATTATCCCGTCTCCAAACGGAAAACAATTAGCACTCGTTCAGCAAAAAGATGCCCAAACGAGAACGTTGTCTATCACAGATTTAAAAGGATCAGAGGCCTTTCAGCTTGCTCTGTCCACTCAAATTTTTGGCGTAAGCTGGTCTCCCGACGGTTCGAAATTAGCCTATAACTTTATTTCTGAAAAAGAGGGAGATAAAGGGATATTCATAGCAGATGGATTAACAGGAGATGTTACACACTTAAACGTAAATTTAGACTATGCCGCTGATCAGCTTGCTTGGAGTCAATCAGGAAATAAACTAGTTGCATCGAGCTTTACGCAAAATCAAGTTCATACGTATATTATCTTTTTGAAATAG
- a CDS encoding sensor histidine kinase: MKISLKAKMGLVLAFLIILTVTVLSVLVLKGIETNQRDQLESELIQKSKAAEQTIHQSYVTGDPSLNTDSFLQQKGQRLASSIASQSGMQTVLYNQKGQEAGSSIPIGQKDVDVSDTLSYALKGKIAYQISGSSLIYFAPVSIDNQFIGAIRFDHSLKNNQQFIADIRHLFRMGGMIAAAVAFLIGYAYFYRIASLIATLQKTSQQIRKGHYLTDVPFKRRDELGELSQGLFFMSTSIEKNIDQMNEEKRKLEFAISKLQSLEQQQKQFIGNISHEFKTPLTSIKAYVDLLDMYRDDPQLMEDGVQNIRKETNRLHEMVDKILKLSALEKYDFEQRPEQVELKRLLEDICDRMKGKAAKFDLTLHTNIKEAVVWADRESLIHIFINLIDNAIKYNEPGGKVEVTSYTLENSIIVDVANTGIGIPPEAEEKLFQPFFTVNKDRSRLSGGTGLGLALAKDLTEKQKGVIRLHHSDSKWTIFKVSFPLKPEK, encoded by the coding sequence ATGAAAATCAGCCTAAAAGCTAAGATGGGACTCGTTCTTGCTTTTTTAATTATTTTAACAGTAACTGTACTGAGCGTACTTGTGTTAAAAGGAATTGAGACAAATCAGCGTGATCAGCTAGAAAGTGAACTTATTCAAAAAAGCAAAGCAGCCGAGCAGACGATTCATCAAAGTTATGTAACCGGTGACCCGTCTCTGAATACAGATTCTTTTCTTCAGCAAAAAGGACAGCGCCTTGCATCTTCGATTGCATCACAAAGCGGAATGCAAACAGTCCTATATAATCAAAAAGGACAGGAAGCAGGAAGCTCTATTCCCATCGGCCAAAAAGATGTGGATGTTTCTGATACGCTTAGCTATGCTTTGAAAGGAAAAATAGCCTATCAAATCTCGGGTTCTTCCCTTATTTACTTCGCACCTGTGTCAATCGATAATCAATTTATTGGAGCCATTCGTTTTGACCATTCCCTAAAAAATAATCAGCAGTTTATAGCTGATATTAGGCACTTATTTCGTATGGGAGGAATGATTGCAGCAGCAGTAGCTTTTTTAATTGGCTACGCTTATTTTTACCGCATTGCTTCGCTCATCGCTACGCTTCAAAAAACTTCACAGCAGATTCGAAAAGGCCATTATTTAACTGATGTACCGTTCAAACGACGCGATGAACTTGGAGAGCTCAGTCAAGGCTTGTTTTTTATGAGTACGTCGATTGAAAAAAATATCGATCAAATGAATGAAGAAAAAAGAAAGCTTGAGTTTGCTATTTCGAAACTGCAGTCTCTTGAACAGCAGCAAAAGCAGTTTATCGGTAACATCAGCCACGAATTTAAGACGCCTTTAACATCGATCAAAGCTTATGTTGACTTACTTGATATGTATCGAGATGATCCTCAGCTTATGGAAGACGGCGTGCAGAATATTCGTAAAGAGACGAATCGCCTTCATGAAATGGTAGATAAAATCTTAAAGCTTTCAGCGCTTGAAAAATATGATTTCGAGCAGCGGCCAGAGCAAGTTGAATTGAAGCGGCTTCTAGAAGACATATGCGATCGTATGAAAGGAAAAGCAGCTAAATTTGATTTGACTCTTCATACAAATATTAAAGAAGCAGTTGTTTGGGCTGATCGTGAAAGTTTAATACACATTTTTATCAATTTAATTGACAATGCTATTAAATATAATGAACCAGGCGGAAAAGTGGAAGTAACGTCTTACACTTTAGAGAATTCTATTATTGTGGATGTAGCTAACACCGGAATAGGGATTCCACCCGAAGCAGAAGAGAAATTATTTCAACCATTTTTCACCGTAAATAAAGATCGGTCGCGTTTATCCGGAGGTACAGGCCTTGGCTTAGCATTAGCCAAAGATTTAACTGAAAAACAAAAAGGCGTTATCAGGCTGCATCATTCTGACTCTAAATGGACGATTTTCAAAGTGTCGTTTCCTTTGAAACCAGAGAAATGA
- a CDS encoding response regulator transcription factor, protein MNKKILVVDDEKSIATAVSYAFKREGYIVDTASDGEEALEKVKSFQPAVMILDVMMPKLTGYEVCRKLENRRGMGIILLTVKNDIVDKVLGLELGADDYMTKPFDVRELVARAKALVRRMEKNEAPEAVGEITVGKVKVNLIQRTLHVANELVKLTPKEFDLIALLLANLERVYTREDLLDLVWGMDYAGGTRTVDIHMQRLRKKVGEAEPYLLQTVYGVGYKATAGINE, encoded by the coding sequence TTGAATAAAAAGATTTTAGTAGTTGATGATGAAAAAAGTATTGCTACAGCAGTATCCTATGCTTTCAAGCGCGAAGGATATATTGTAGACACCGCATCTGACGGTGAAGAAGCACTTGAAAAAGTAAAAAGCTTTCAACCTGCCGTGATGATATTGGATGTGATGATGCCGAAATTAACCGGCTATGAAGTATGCCGAAAACTTGAGAATCGAAGAGGAATGGGGATTATCTTGTTAACAGTTAAAAATGATATCGTCGATAAAGTTCTAGGCTTAGAGTTAGGCGCAGATGATTACATGACCAAGCCTTTTGACGTAAGAGAACTTGTAGCTAGAGCTAAAGCACTTGTTCGGCGAATGGAAAAAAATGAAGCTCCTGAAGCTGTGGGAGAAATCACGGTGGGAAAAGTGAAGGTGAACTTAATTCAGCGCACGTTACATGTTGCCAATGAGTTAGTTAAGCTTACACCAAAGGAGTTTGATCTTATTGCTTTATTACTTGCCAATTTAGAGAGAGTGTACACACGAGAAGATTTACTAGATCTTGTCTGGGGAATGGATTATGCAGGCGGTACACGTACGGTAGATATTCACATGCAGCGCCTTCGAAAAAAAGTAGGAGAAGCAGAGCCTTATTTGCTTCAAACGGTATACGGGGTTGGATATAAAGCGACAGCAGGGATCAATGAATGA
- a CDS encoding FAD-dependent monooxygenase produces MNPQILIVGAGPTGLVMAYNLARHNIPFRIIDRSDGPGQASRAMAILPRTLEFYQQFGFADEVIDSGIKMEDVYIRVKNKIKAKVHLGSLGEGLSPFPFVLTFPQDDHERFLLGKLKNFGIEVEWRTELLSLAEHGEGVKTLLKAQQEETAYFKYICGCDGAHSTVRKQMKIEFKGEKYKQHFYVMDVHGSGEVMKDQKISISFSNEEFLICMPVRSKGTYRMIGIIPSAFRDQNDVKAENIHAFIQRTFGVQIEGINWFSTYHIHHRVANRFRQGRIFLSGDAAHIHSPAGGQGMNTGIGDAINLSWKLAAVLQHKAALSILDTYEEERLPFAELLVNTTDRAFKRMVARDKTSQFFRKHIFPPVLSFLFRFPYPRHKAFTILSQIRIKYRNSDLSSGQGTNVQSGDRLPYVEGNFESLQSLNWQIHVYGTAAEKLKKSMQEKDFSLHEFSWNPYLKKAGLQKDALYVIRPDGYIGFISSEQRIDLLHQYLNTHKILPFTNEY; encoded by the coding sequence ATGAATCCACAAATCCTAATCGTTGGTGCCGGCCCTACTGGCCTCGTTATGGCCTACAATTTAGCCAGACATAACATTCCTTTTCGAATTATTGATAGAAGCGACGGACCTGGGCAAGCCTCCCGGGCAATGGCTATTTTACCGCGAACACTTGAATTTTATCAGCAGTTCGGTTTTGCAGATGAAGTCATAGACAGCGGGATTAAGATGGAAGATGTATACATCCGAGTGAAGAATAAAATAAAAGCAAAAGTTCATCTAGGATCTTTAGGAGAAGGATTAAGTCCTTTTCCTTTTGTTCTTACATTTCCACAGGACGACCACGAGCGGTTTCTGCTTGGAAAATTAAAAAATTTTGGAATCGAAGTAGAATGGAGGACGGAGTTACTATCTCTAGCTGAACACGGAGAAGGGGTAAAAACTTTATTAAAAGCCCAGCAAGAGGAAACCGCTTATTTTAAGTATATTTGTGGATGTGACGGAGCACACAGTACCGTTCGCAAGCAAATGAAGATAGAGTTTAAAGGAGAAAAATATAAACAGCATTTTTATGTGATGGATGTTCACGGCTCTGGTGAAGTGATGAAGGATCAAAAAATCAGTATTTCCTTTAGCAATGAAGAATTTTTGATTTGTATGCCGGTTAGAAGTAAAGGAACGTATCGAATGATTGGCATTATTCCTTCAGCTTTTAGAGATCAAAACGATGTAAAAGCTGAAAACATTCACGCTTTTATTCAACGAACATTTGGTGTTCAGATTGAGGGTATAAATTGGTTCTCGACATATCATATCCATCACAGAGTAGCAAATCGTTTCCGACAAGGGCGTATTTTTCTAAGTGGAGATGCAGCCCATATTCATAGTCCTGCAGGCGGACAAGGAATGAACACAGGAATTGGAGATGCAATCAACCTTTCATGGAAATTAGCAGCTGTCCTTCAACACAAAGCGGCACTTTCCATATTAGATACATACGAAGAAGAAAGGTTGCCTTTTGCAGAGCTGCTTGTAAATACAACTGATCGCGCTTTTAAACGAATGGTGGCACGAGATAAAACGAGTCAATTTTTTAGGAAGCATATCTTTCCGCCTGTACTATCCTTTTTATTTCGTTTCCCTTATCCCCGTCACAAAGCATTTACGATTTTATCTCAAATCCGCATTAAGTATCGAAACAGTGACCTAAGCAGCGGGCAAGGGACAAATGTGCAAAGTGGTGATCGATTACCCTATGTAGAAGGGAATTTTGAATCTTTACAGTCTTTAAACTGGCAAATACATGTCTATGGAACAGCAGCAGAGAAGCTAAAAAAAAGCATGCAAGAAAAAGACTTCTCCTTGCACGAGTTTTCTTGGAACCCTTACTTGAAGAAAGCAGGGCTTCAAAAAGATGCTCTGTACGTTATTAGACCGGACGGATACATTGGTTTTATTAGCAGCGAGCAGCGTATAGATCTGCTTCATCAATATTTGAATACGCATAAAATCCTTCCTTTTACAAATGAATATTAG
- a CDS encoding DUF3533 domain-containing protein has protein sequence MKLGNQKLIYFSPIIVVAVIFIFILTLIPSASSAPKNLPIAFVNADEGMTVPAKGNVNIGNQMKQNMKQANTEQSSVKWIFVSNTKEVEKGLNNQQYYGALIIPKDFTKKQATLQTAKPDTPAVKLLVNQGMNTAASTLASQVLNGAVDKMNENMRLQLVKRFEQNGTQLSANQALALAAPIQKTVINVNETGTHSVNGNAPVSLFQPLWMASIAGAAMIFLSIQKITFSSRKEKIVNQVGLVIIGVILALAAGFGLAWLAEVVGISVPSFLDTALFLAIAYFSFFTLISAVLSWLGLKGLPIFVIVLFFGAPLLSIAPEIMPDFYRELIYPWLPMRFMVDGVRELFFFGEHLTWNPSVSALALISLISLCALFTSALPASSVKKEKSRSI, from the coding sequence ATGAAATTAGGGAATCAAAAGCTTATATATTTTTCACCAATTATAGTAGTAGCTGTTATTTTTATCTTTATTCTAACCTTAATTCCTTCGGCAAGCTCAGCACCTAAGAATTTGCCAATCGCATTCGTAAATGCTGACGAAGGAATGACAGTTCCAGCAAAGGGTAATGTAAATATAGGAAATCAAATGAAACAAAATATGAAACAGGCAAATACCGAACAGTCTTCGGTTAAATGGATCTTTGTCTCAAATACTAAAGAAGTTGAAAAGGGGTTAAATAATCAACAATACTACGGGGCGCTTATCATTCCAAAAGATTTCACAAAAAAACAGGCGACTCTTCAGACGGCTAAGCCTGATACACCTGCTGTTAAATTATTAGTGAATCAAGGAATGAATACAGCTGCTTCAACCCTAGCAAGTCAGGTGCTAAACGGGGCAGTTGATAAGATGAATGAAAATATGCGCTTGCAGCTAGTGAAAAGATTTGAACAAAACGGAACGCAACTAAGTGCAAACCAAGCATTAGCACTCGCTGCACCGATTCAAAAGACAGTGATAAACGTAAACGAAACAGGGACTCATAGTGTCAACGGAAATGCCCCCGTTTCATTATTTCAGCCGCTGTGGATGGCAAGTATAGCCGGTGCTGCAATGATCTTCCTCAGCATTCAAAAAATCACGTTTTCTTCTCGTAAAGAGAAAATCGTTAACCAAGTAGGACTCGTAATCATCGGGGTTATACTTGCTTTAGCTGCAGGTTTCGGGCTAGCGTGGCTGGCTGAAGTAGTTGGAATAAGCGTTCCTTCATTTTTGGATACAGCACTATTCTTAGCTATTGCTTACTTCAGTTTTTTCACCTTGATATCAGCCGTACTTTCATGGCTAGGACTAAAGGGACTTCCGATTTTTGTTATTGTTCTATTTTTTGGCGCACCTTTGCTTTCAATAGCCCCAGAAATTATGCCTGATTTTTATAGAGAGTTGATTTATCCATGGCTGCCAATGAGATTTATGGTAGATGGCGTAAGAGAACTATTTTTCTTTGGAGAACATCTGACATGGAATCCTTCTGTATCTGCTCTAGCTCTTATCTCTTTAATAAGTTTGTGTGCTCTGTTTACTTCTGCTTTACCTGCATCTTCTGTAAAAAAAGAGAAGTCTCGCTCAATATAA
- a CDS encoding TetR/AcrR family transcriptional regulator, whose translation MGNSKTDRRIIRTKRFIRDALTELMEEKGFEGVTVRDLTNKADINRGTFYLHYQDKYDLLEKSENEVIQEIKEFIKKANPNEIVSANLKEQPLPFIITLFEYIQENARFMQVMLGPKGNPGFHLKIKEVMKTNMLEKLELIDNKTPPLVPLEHLISYVTSAHLGVIQHWLEQGMKQSPGEMALTLASMTFLGPAYVAGIKRT comes from the coding sequence GTGGGGAATTCAAAAACAGATCGCAGAATTATTCGAACGAAAAGATTTATCCGAGATGCTTTGACAGAATTAATGGAAGAGAAAGGGTTTGAAGGCGTAACGGTCAGGGATTTGACGAACAAAGCGGATATTAATCGCGGAACTTTTTATTTACACTACCAAGACAAATACGATTTGCTTGAAAAAAGCGAAAATGAAGTCATTCAAGAAATAAAAGAATTTATCAAAAAAGCAAATCCCAATGAGATTGTGTCTGCTAATTTGAAAGAACAGCCTTTGCCGTTTATTATTACACTTTTTGAATATATTCAAGAAAATGCACGTTTTATGCAGGTTATGCTTGGTCCAAAAGGCAACCCTGGCTTTCATCTTAAAATTAAAGAAGTTATGAAAACCAATATGCTCGAAAAATTAGAGCTCATTGATAATAAAACGCCTCCGCTTGTTCCACTTGAACATTTAATATCTTACGTAACGTCAGCGCATCTTGGAGTTATTCAGCACTGGTTAGAACAAGGTATGAAGCAGTCACCGGGAGAAATGGCCCTGACACTCGCTAGCATGACTTTTTTGGGTCCTGCTTATGTTGCAGGCATTAAAAGAACATAA
- the odhB gene encoding 2-oxoglutarate dehydrogenase complex dihydrolipoyllysine-residue succinyltransferase produces MGEIKVPELAESISEGTVAQWLKQVGDFVEKGDYIVELETDKVNVEITAEDSGVLTELLAGEGDTVQVGETIARLEAKEGASAPAAPKAEEKPAEEAPKQEAAPAQQKTVEEVAPAAEAPQQGNQKQWLIASPAARKAARERGIKLDQVPTTDPLGRVRKHDIDSYADQKSNEQKQQAQASKPANPVSPSPAASENSDKPVERERMSRRRQTIAKRLVEVQQTAAMLTTFNEVDMTAVMALRKRRKDKFFEQHDVRLGFMSFFTKAVVAALKKYPLLNAEIQGNELLIKKFYDIGIAVSAPDGLVVPVVRDADRKTFAGIEGSIVDLAKKARDNKLALKDLQGGTFTITNGGVFGSLMSTPILNGPQVGILGMHKVQLRPVAIDEERIENRPMMYIALSYDHRIVDGKEAVSFLATVKELLEDPESLLLEG; encoded by the coding sequence ATGGGAGAGATTAAAGTACCGGAATTAGCAGAATCAATTTCTGAAGGAACAGTTGCACAGTGGCTAAAACAAGTAGGAGATTTCGTTGAAAAAGGCGATTATATCGTTGAACTTGAAACAGATAAAGTTAACGTTGAAATTACAGCTGAAGACTCTGGTGTGTTAACGGAACTTCTTGCTGGCGAAGGCGACACAGTGCAAGTTGGTGAAACAATTGCACGTCTTGAAGCGAAAGAAGGAGCTTCAGCACCAGCAGCACCAAAAGCTGAAGAAAAACCAGCAGAGGAAGCACCAAAGCAAGAAGCGGCTCCAGCTCAGCAAAAAACTGTTGAAGAAGTAGCGCCAGCAGCTGAAGCGCCTCAGCAAGGAAATCAAAAACAATGGCTAATTGCTTCTCCTGCAGCTCGCAAAGCAGCAAGAGAACGCGGGATTAAGCTAGATCAAGTGCCAACTACTGATCCTCTTGGCCGTGTGCGCAAACATGATATTGATTCGTATGCAGACCAAAAATCAAATGAGCAAAAGCAGCAGGCACAAGCAAGTAAGCCAGCTAACCCGGTATCTCCGTCTCCAGCGGCAAGTGAAAATAGCGACAAACCTGTTGAACGCGAACGTATGTCACGTCGTCGTCAAACAATTGCCAAACGTCTCGTTGAAGTTCAGCAAACAGCGGCTATGCTAACAACGTTTAACGAAGTAGACATGACTGCTGTTATGGCTCTTCGCAAACGACGCAAAGACAAATTTTTTGAACAGCACGACGTAAGACTTGGCTTTATGTCATTCTTTACAAAAGCAGTAGTAGCAGCACTTAAAAAGTATCCATTATTAAATGCTGAAATTCAAGGAAACGAGTTATTAATTAAGAAATTCTATGATATCGGTATTGCTGTGTCAGCTCCAGACGGTCTTGTTGTTCCAGTTGTACGTGATGCTGACCGCAAAACATTCGCTGGTATCGAAGGATCTATCGTTGATTTAGCGAAAAAAGCGCGCGACAACAAATTAGCATTAAAAGATTTACAAGGTGGAACTTTCACAATTACAAACGGCGGCGTATTCGGTTCATTAATGTCTACACCAATTTTAAACGGGCCTCAAGTTGGTATTTTAGGAATGCATAAAGTTCAGCTTCGTCCGGTAGCAATTGATGAAGAGCGTATCGAAAATCGTCCGATGATGTACATTGCACTTTCTTACGATCACCGTATCGTTGACGGCAAAGAAGCCGTAAGCTTCCTAGCTACTGTTAAAGAACTATTAGAAGATCCAGAATCTTTATTACTAGAAGGTTAA
- the sucA gene encoding 2-oxoglutarate dehydrogenase E1 component, which translates to MGNETSNRGEPWQGFLGPNYGYVLEQYELYEEQSDLVDPELKELFDYWGAPPLNESEQVQQAEYAQAVPSANTSKIASAIKLAENIRAYGHLYASIKPLESEKKDPVLLHLEDYNLTQEDLKSIPVDILCTNAPSHVKNGLDAINYLTDVYTKTIAFEFHHVHNMEENKWLTDMVESGAIFQPLSNEKRTSVLKRLTEVEGFEQFLHRTFVGQKRFSIEGVDMLIPLVDELIARSVETSPKTVNIGMAHRGRLNVLAHVLGKPYEMIFAEFQHAPNKELVPSEGSIGINYGWTGDVKYHLGADKQIKAENTVRARLTLASNPSHLEFVNPVVEGFTRAAQDERDVNGYPKQDVKKSFAILIHGDAAFPGEGIVQETLNLNQLTGYQTGGTIHIIANNMIGFTTESVDSRSTKYASDLAKGFEIPIVHVNADDPEACLAAAYFAYEYRRRFNKDFLIDLIGYRRFGHNEMDEPSVTQPKMYEIVTKRPTVRAMYAKQLEEQNVIQSGQADQINEELQAKLKAAYEKVPPKAEKQHRIMEMPQAVFKGISDIDTSVTKEELFEVNQELVKYPEGFNVFPKLDRILSKRAKAFEENESVDWSLGEAFAFATILRDGTPIRITGQDSERGTFAHRHLVLHDHKTGDVYSPLHAMKNVSASFDIRNSPLSEGSVLGFEYGYNVFAPETLVLWEAQFGDFANAGQVIIDQFIAAGRAKWGQKSGMVLLLPHGHEGQGPEHSSARLERYLQLAGENNWTIANVTSAAQYFHLLRRQAAILQREEVRPLVVMTPKSLLRNAFSVSNLEEFTKGSFRLVVEQPGLGKKEDAVERIVLCSGKISSELTERLNKAEDDKDWLHVLRLEQIYPFPRRVIAEIFARYKNLKEIVWLQEEPENMGAWNYVEDRLREVAPEGATVDYIGRTRRSSPAEGDPTVHRQEQERILQDALTKNEIANDVVTR; encoded by the coding sequence ATGGGTAACGAAACGTCGAATAGAGGGGAGCCTTGGCAAGGATTTTTGGGTCCGAACTATGGCTATGTATTAGAACAGTATGAGTTATATGAAGAGCAGTCAGATCTAGTAGATCCAGAGTTAAAAGAATTATTTGATTATTGGGGTGCTCCTCCATTAAACGAAAGCGAGCAGGTTCAGCAAGCTGAATACGCACAGGCTGTACCTTCAGCTAACACATCTAAAATTGCATCGGCTATTAAGCTAGCGGAAAACATCCGTGCTTATGGTCATCTATACGCATCAATTAAACCTCTTGAAAGCGAGAAGAAAGATCCTGTCTTGCTTCACTTGGAAGATTACAATTTAACGCAAGAAGATTTGAAATCAATTCCGGTTGATATTTTATGTACGAATGCGCCATCACACGTCAAAAATGGTTTAGACGCAATTAACTATTTAACAGATGTCTACACAAAAACCATTGCGTTTGAATTCCATCACGTACATAACATGGAAGAGAATAAGTGGCTGACTGATATGGTCGAGTCAGGTGCTATTTTCCAACCTCTTTCAAATGAGAAAAGAACTTCTGTATTAAAGCGTTTAACAGAAGTAGAAGGCTTTGAACAATTTTTACACCGTACATTTGTCGGACAAAAACGTTTTTCTATTGAAGGCGTAGATATGTTAATTCCACTTGTAGATGAACTGATTGCACGCTCAGTGGAAACAAGCCCAAAAACGGTTAATATCGGTATGGCTCATCGTGGACGCTTAAATGTATTGGCCCACGTATTAGGCAAGCCGTATGAAATGATTTTTGCAGAATTCCAGCATGCACCTAACAAGGAATTAGTTCCTTCAGAAGGTTCAATCGGTATCAACTACGGCTGGACGGGAGACGTAAAATATCACCTGGGTGCTGACAAACAAATTAAAGCAGAAAACACAGTTCGAGCTCGTTTGACATTGGCTAGCAACCCTAGTCACTTGGAGTTTGTTAATCCGGTTGTGGAAGGGTTTACAAGAGCGGCTCAAGATGAGCGTGATGTGAATGGATACCCAAAACAAGATGTAAAAAAATCGTTCGCGATTTTAATTCACGGAGATGCTGCGTTCCCTGGTGAAGGTATTGTACAAGAAACGCTGAACTTAAATCAATTGACTGGTTATCAAACAGGTGGAACAATCCACATTATTGCTAACAACATGATTGGATTTACAACAGAAAGCGTCGATTCTCGTTCAACGAAATATGCAAGTGACTTAGCCAAAGGGTTTGAAATTCCAATTGTTCACGTAAATGCGGATGATCCGGAAGCCTGTTTAGCTGCTGCTTATTTTGCTTATGAGTATCGCAGACGCTTTAACAAAGATTTCTTGATTGATTTAATTGGATACCGTCGATTTGGCCACAATGAAATGGATGAACCGTCTGTAACGCAGCCGAAGATGTATGAAATTGTGACAAAACGTCCAACCGTTCGTGCTATGTATGCAAAGCAGCTTGAAGAACAAAACGTGATTCAAAGCGGCCAAGCAGATCAAATTAATGAAGAGTTACAAGCGAAGTTAAAAGCAGCTTATGAGAAAGTACCGCCAAAAGCTGAAAAGCAACATAGAATTATGGAAATGCCACAAGCAGTCTTCAAAGGAATTTCAGATATTGATACATCGGTTACAAAAGAAGAGCTGTTTGAAGTAAATCAAGAGCTGGTGAAATATCCTGAAGGATTTAACGTATTTCCAAAACTTGATCGCATCTTATCTAAACGTGCCAAAGCGTTTGAAGAAAATGAAAGCGTAGATTGGTCATTGGGTGAAGCATTTGCATTTGCTACGATTTTAAGAGACGGCACGCCAATTCGTATTACAGGCCAGGACTCTGAACGCGGTACGTTTGCACATAGACATCTTGTTCTGCATGATCATAAGACAGGGGATGTTTACTCACCACTACACGCAATGAAGAACGTAAGCGCTTCCTTTGATATCCGTAACAGTCCATTATCTGAAGGATCCGTGCTTGGATTTGAATACGGCTATAATGTATTTGCTCCTGAAACGCTTGTTCTTTGGGAAGCACAGTTCGGTGATTTTGCCAATGCAGGTCAAGTTATTATTGACCAGTTTATTGCCGCAGGCCGTGCTAAGTGGGGACAAAAATCTGGAATGGTCTTATTGCTGCCACACGGCCATGAAGGTCAAGGGCCAGAACACTCAAGCGCTCGTCTAGAACGTTATTTACAGCTAGCTGGAGAAAACAACTGGACAATCGCAAACGTAACAAGCGCTGCGCAATATTTCCACTTACTTCGACGACAAGCTGCCATTTTACAGCGCGAAGAAGTAAGACCGCTAGTAGTTATGACACCAAAAAGTTTGCTTCGTAATGCTTTTAGTGTGTCAAACCTTGAAGAGTTTACAAAAGGCTCTTTCCGCTTAGTAGTAGAACAGCCTGGATTAGGCAAAAAAGAAGATGCAGTTGAACGAATCGTTCTGTGCAGCGGAAAAATCAGCAGTGAATTAACGGAACGCTTGAACAAAGCAGAAGATGATAAAGATTGGCTACACGTCCTTCGTCTAGAACAAATTTATCCGTTCCCAAGACGCGTAATTGCTGAAATCTTTGCTCGCTATAAAAATTTAAAAGAGATTGTCTGGTTACAAGAAGAGCCCGAAAACATGGGCGCATGGAACTATGTAGAAGATCGACTGCGTGAAGTAGCACCAGAAGGAGCTACGGTTGACTACATCGGCCGCACAAGACGCTCAAGTCCAGCTGAAGGAGATCCAACAGTTCACAGACAAGAACAAGAACGTATTTTACAAGATGCATTAACTAAAAATGAAATTGCTAACGACGTTGTTACACGATAA